One Astyanax mexicanus isolate ESR-SI-001 chromosome 3, AstMex3_surface, whole genome shotgun sequence genomic region harbors:
- the LOC111196315 gene encoding zona pellucida sperm-binding protein 3-like, protein MALKQCGVGVLLVLVLGVCNAQFGNPVGAPAQLTLPKVPVSGGISIPPQTPLSVQLKQMLGPVKKLMWHYPQAPVQPQQPAVHFEPPQPVRATSVAVQCSENNVYVQVKKDFLGTGELISPAEITLGGCAATGEDSAAQVYLFQSELQLCNGVSMMTEEELVYSFNIIYVPKSSTPSSAGSPVVRTKSTVVGIECHYPRKFNVSSNALLPAWIPYAATVTAEERLVFSLRLMMDDWQFERPSNQYILGDFINIEAAVMQYNHVPLRIFVDSCVATTVPDLNTTPRYSFIENHGCLVDAKLTGSQSRFLPRVQWDKLQFQLEAFVFEQQRSGLIYLTCFLKAAAAASAPTDAVHKACSFSNNGWTSVDGDSRVCSCCDTSCGSRDVGQVLPGAAPQWQGSVSLGPIRVNEKVPFW, encoded by the exons ATGGCTCTAAAGCAGTGTGGGGTTGGGGTTTTGCTGGTTCTTGTGTTGGGAGTGTGTAATGCGCAGTTTGGTAATCCAGTTGGTGCTCCAGCTCAGCTAACTTTGCCCAAAGTTCCTGTCTCAGGAGGAATTTCAATTCCTCCTCAAACTCCTCTGAGTGTTCAACTCAAACAAATGCTGGGTCCAGTGAAAAAGCTGATGTGGCATTATCCCCAAGCTCCAGTGCAGCCTCAGCAGCCAGCAGTGCATTTTGAACCACCACAGCCTGTTCGTGCTACTAGTGTAGCTGTTCAGTGTAGCGAGAACAACGTGTACGTGCAGGTAAAGAAGGACTTCTTAGGAACTGGAGAACTAATAAGCCCAGCAGAGATCACACTTGGAGGCTGTGCAGCAACAGGAGAAGATTCTGCTGCTCAGGTTTACCTTTTTCAGTCTGAACTGCAGCTGTGTAATGGTGTGTCAATG ATGACTGAGGAAGAATTGGTATATTCCTTCAACATTATTTATGTCCCAAAATCCTCCACCCCATCATCTGCTGGATCTCCAGTAGTCAGGACGAAGAGCACTGTGGTGGGCATTGAGTGTCACTATCCACG GAAGTTTAATGTGAGCAGCAATGCCCTCCTGCCTGCTTGGATCCCTTATGCCGCTACTGTGACTGCTGAGGAACGTCTGGTCTTCTCTCTCAGGCTCATGATGG ATGACTGGCAGTTTGAGAGACCCTCTAACCAGTACATCCTGGGAGACTTCATCAACATTGAAGCTGCTGTGATGCAGTACAACCATGTTCCTCTGAGGATCTTTGTGGATAGCTGTGTGGCCACTACTGTGCCAGACCTGAACACTACTCCCAGATATTCCTTTATAGAGAATCATGG GTGTCTGGTAGACGCTAAGCTTACAGGCTCACAGTCTCGTTTCCTGCCCCGGGTTCAGTGGGACAAGCTGCAGTTCCAGCTGGAAGCCTTTGTGTTTGAGCAGCAGAGAAGTGGTTTG ATTTACCTTACCTGCTTCTTGAAggcggctgctgctgcttctgctcccACTGATGCTGTTCACAAGGCCTGTTCCTTCAGTAATAATGG ATGGACTTCTGTGGATGGAGATTCCAGAGTTTGTAGCTGTTGTGATACGAGCTGTGGCAGCAGGGATGTGGGACAGGTTCTGCCAGGTGCAG CTCCACAGTGGCAAGGAAGTGTTTCCCTGGGTCCCATTAGGGTTAATGAGAAGGTGCCTTTCTGGTAA